One window from the genome of Oryza glaberrima chromosome 3, OglaRS2, whole genome shotgun sequence encodes:
- the LOC127768509 gene encoding E3 ubiquitin-protein ligase XB3-like has translation MGQGASCGRPSEEVDFFGAAQSGDLARLAAAVRSRPSLLGRTTLFDRLSALHIAAAHGHLQVVSMALDLCVHPDVVNRHKQTALMLAAMHGRTECVRRLLDAGANIVMFDSSHGRTCLHYAAYYGHADCLRAILSAAQSAPVSQSWGFARFVNVRDDTGATPLHLAARQGWRRCVHVLLENGAIVSASSSAFGFPGSTPLHLAARGGSLDCVRQLLSWGADRLQRDSVGRIPYEVAMKRGHVACAALLNPSSAEPLVWPSPLKFISELEPDAKALLEAALMEANREREKRTLKGARSASPLALPSPSRSDDGAHDAAISEEEAAAGGGEVCSICFEQACTIEVRECGHQMCAACTLALCCHAKPSAAAATPCQQPLPTCPFCRGGISRLVVATTKTRAGGDDEEDDEEAGSRLASPLHRRSRRAVNHPSGDGGSTSSIMGSIASSIGKMGRRRTDSSEHVDVDKP, from the exons ATGGGGCAGGGCGCCAGCTGCGGGCGGCCCAGCGAGGAGGTGGACTTCTTCGGCGCGGCGCAGTCGGGCGAcctcgcccgcctcgccgccgccgtccgctccCGCCCTTCCCTCCTCGGCCGCACCACGCTCTTCGACCGCCTCTCCGCCCtccacatcgccgccgcccacggccaCCTCCAG GTGGTGTCCATGGCGTTGGATCTTTGCGTGCACCCGGACGTCGTTAACCGCCACAAGCAG ACGGCGCTGATGCTCGCGGCGATGCACGGGAGGACCGAGTGCGTGCGGCGgctgctcgacgccggcgccaAT ATTGTGATGTTCGATTCGTCGCACGGGCGGACGTGCCTGCACTACGCGGCGTACTACGGCCACGCCGACTGCCTACGGGCCATCCTCTCGGCGGCGCAGTCGGCGCCGGTGTCGCAATCCTG GGGTTTCGCGCGGTTCGTGAACGTGAGGGACGACACCGGAGCGACGCCGCTGCACCTCGCGGCGAGGCAGGGCTGGCGGCGCTGCGTCCACGTCCTGCTCGAGAACGGCGCCATCGTGTCAGCCTCCAGTAGCGCCTTTGG ATTCCCCGGGAGCACGCCGCTGCATttggccgcgcgcggcggcagcctcGACTGCGTCCGCCAGCTCCTCTCCTGGGGCGCCGACCGCCTCCAGCGAGACTCCGTCGG GAGGATTCCGTACGAGGTGGCGATGAAGCGAGGGCACGTCGCGTGCGCCGCGCTGCTGAACCCGTCGTCGGCGGAGCCCCTGGTGTGGCCGTCCCCGCTCAAGTTCATCAGCGAGCTCGAGCCGGACGCCAAAGCCCTCCTGGAGGCGGCGCTCATGGAGGCCAAccgggagagggagaagaggaccCTGAAAGGGGCCAGGAGCGCGTCGCCGTTGGCgttgccatcgccgtcgcgttcaGACGACGGCGCGCACGACGCCGCCATCTCTGAG gaggaggcggcggccggcggcggcgaggtgtgcAGCATCTGCTTCGAGCAGGCGTGCACGATCGAGGTGCGGGAGTGTGGGCACCAGATGTGCGCGGCGTGCACGCTGGCGCTGTGCTGCCACGCGAAgcccagcgcggcggcggcgacgccgtgccAGCAGCCGCTGCCGACCTGCCCGTTCTGCCGCGGCGGCATCTCCCggctggtggtggcgacgacCAAGACCAgggcaggcggcgacgacgaggaggacgacgaggaggcgggcAGCAGGCTGGCGTCGCCGCTGCACAGGAGGTCTCGCCGGGCGGTGAACCACcccagcggcgacggcggcagcaccaGCAGCATCATGGGCAGCATTGCGTCGTCGATCGGGAAGATGGGCAGACGGCGAACCGACAGCAGCGAACACGTCGACGTCGACAAGCCCTAG